Proteins from a genomic interval of Pan paniscus chromosome Y, NHGRI_mPanPan1-v2.0_pri, whole genome shotgun sequence:
- the LOC129395566 gene encoding testis-specific chromodomain protein Y 1, producing MASQEFEVEAIVDKRQDKKGNTQYLVRWKGYDKQDDTWEPEQHLMKCEKCVHDFNRRQAEKQKKLTWTTTSRIFSNNARRGTSRSTKANYSKNSPKTLVTDKHHRSKNRKLFAASKNVRRKAASILSDTKNMEIINSTIETLAPDSPFDHKKTVSGFQKLEKLDPIAADQQDTVVFKVTEGKLLRDPLSRPGAEQTGIQNKTQIHPLMSQMSGSGTASMATGSATQKGIVVLIDPLAANGTTDMHTSVPRVKGGQRNMTDDSRDQPFIKKMHFTIRLTESASTYRDIVVKKEDGFTQIVLSTRSTEKNALNTEVIKEMVNALNSAAADDSKLVLFSAAGSVFCCGLDFGYFVKHLRNDRNRASLEMVDTIKNFVKTFIQFKKPIVVSVNGPAIGLGASILPLCDLVWANEKAWFQTPYTTFGQSPDGCSSITFPKMMGKASANEMLIAGRKLTAREACTKGLVSQVFLTGTFTQEVMIQIKELASYNPIVLEECKALVRCNIKLELEQANERECEVLRKIWSSAQGIESMLKIPLLGYKAALASLPERHRTIRDGALGFIVAQTLQRHTIIRDLSFSINTYGTKSTDDHSPKLNT from the exons ATGGcttcccaggagtttgaggttgaaGCTATTGTTGACAAAAGACAGGATAAAAAGGGGAATACACAGTATTTGGTTCGGTGGAAAGGTTATGACAAACAGGATGACACTTGGGAACCAGAGCAGCACCTCATGAAGTGTGAAAAATGTGTACATGATTTTAATAGACGACaggctgaaaaacagaaaaaactgaCATGGACTACAACCAGTAGAATTTTTTCAAACAATGCCAGAAGAGGAACTTCCAGATCTACAAAAGCAAACTATTCTAAGAACTCTCCTAAAACGCTAGTGACTGATAAACACCACAGGTCCAAAAACCGCAAGTTATTTGCTGCCAGCAAGAACGTTAGGAGAAAGGCAGCTTCAATTCTCTCTGACACAAAGAATATGGAGATAATAAATTCAACTATCGAGACCCTTGCACCTGACAGCCCCTTTGACCACAAGAAAACTGTGAGTGGCTTTCAGAAGCTTGAGAAACTGGACCCTATTGCAGCAGATCAGCAGGACACGGTGGTCTTCAAGGTGACAGAAGGGAAACTCCTCCGGGACCCTTTGTCACGTCCTGGTGCAGAACAGACTGGAATACAGAACAAGACTCAGATACACCCACTAATGTCGCAGATGTCTGGCTCAGGTACTGCTTCCATGGCCACAGGTTCAGCTACCCAAAAGGGTATAGTGGTATTAATAGACCCATTAGCAGCCAATGGGACAACAGACATGCATACCTCAGTTCCAAGAGTGAAAGGTGGGCAAAGAAATATGACTGATGACAGCAGAGACCAGCCTTTTATCAAGAAGATGCACTTCACCATAAGGCTAACAGAAAGTGCCAGCACATACAGAGACATTGTAGTGAAGAAAGAGGATGGATTCACCCAGATAGTGCTATCAACTAGATCGACAGAAAAAAATGCACTGAATACAGAAGTAATTAAAGAAATGGTTAATGCTCTGAATAGCGCTGCTGCAGATGACAGCAAGCTCGTGCTGTTCAGTGCAGCTGGAAGTGTCTTTTGCTGCGGTCTTGATTTTGGGTACTTTGTGAAGCACTTAAGGAATGACAGAAACAGAGCAAGCCTTGAAATGGTGGACACCATCAAGAACTTTGTGAAAActtttattcaatttaaaaagcCTATTGTTGTATCAGTCAATGGCCCTGCCATTGGACTAGGTGCATCCATCCTGCCTCTCTGTGATCTCGTGTGGGCTAATGAAAAGGCTTGGTTCCAAACGCCTTATACGACCTTTGGACAGAGTCCAGATGGCTGTTCTTCTATTACATTCCCCAAAATGATGGGTAAAGCATCTGCCAATGAAATGTTAATTGCTGGGCGAAAGCTGACAGCACGGGAGGCATGCACCAAAGGCCTGGTCTCTCAGGTATTTTTGACTGGAACTTTCACCCAAGAGGTTATGATTCAAATTAAGGAGCTTGCCTCCTACAATCCAATTGTACTGGAAGAATGTAAGGCCCTGGTTCGCTGTAATATTAAGCTGGAGTTGGAACAGGCCAATGAGAGAGAGTGTGAGGTGCTGAGGAAGATCTGGAGCTCAGCCCAAGGGATAGAATCCATGTTAAA AATACCTCTATTGGGATATAAAGCAGCCTTAGCTTCCCTCCCAGAAAGACACAGAACGATCAGAGATGGTGCCCTTGGCTTTATAGTGGCACAAACGCTTCAGAGACACACAATTATAAGAGACTTATCTTTTAGCATAAATACTTATGGCACAAAATCCACTGACGATCATTCTCCTAAACTGAACACATGA